acacttcaaactaAATGACTTTAACCTATATTCTAAATGTCTAAAACAGTTTTCTCATCAGTCTAAACATtggtttaaaatatgttatacataatgaacacagacacattacATGGGAATATTATGGTACATATAAATGCATCGAAAGTATAGTTAATTTGTGTAGAATTCCACAGCCATTCAGCATATTCAGAATGTGAGAAAATTGCCTAACAAACGTTgaagcacttttaaaaaaaacttttatcATGTTATCAATCTCTTCCCATACCTGAGGACATCTGCAGACCTCACTGAAGCTGGTTCATTTAAGTTTGAGTATCTTACCCTTTATAAAATCCTCAATCCTAGTCTCATACAGATGAGAGGGGATTCAATTGAGATACGGTGATATCTAATCTTACCTTTGGTCTTTGTGAGGAACACAtgctttttaatgttaaagtgACAGAAACAGCTGAGCATTGGAGTTAAACAGTAAACATTGGGAAGAAAataacaggaaaaataaatgttacatcatGTGGTGGCTCCATTTTTTTATACAGAAACAGCtgcacatttcaaatgaattgtGATTTGGTAGTGACAGTATAATGTATctgttgttaaaataataataatttatctataacaaaaacaacaatgactTGATGTCTTCTAAACCCAGATGCTTCGTGCAGTTCATGGATGtattataagtgtgtgtgtgtgtgtgtgtgtgtgtgtgtctgtgtgtgtgtgtgtgtgtgtgtgtgcagatattagaggaggtggagaagcGGCGGCAGATCTCCACAGCCATGATCTACCCGTTCATGCAGAAGCTGAGGGAGGCTCCCTTCCCAGCCCCAGGAAACACTGTGGAGATTAAGAGCTTCATTCCAGAGTCGGGCACTGAGGTCAGACAAacaaccccaccccccctccacctttttccctttctttttctaaGTATCTATTTGCACCAGGGGGAAAAACAGGAAATTAACACACTTTCTACTGTATTAACAGACTGTACGTGCATATAAAAGTAtcaaatgtgcattttattaCCTGAATTTACACAAGCTAAGAAATCACTCATCATTTTATAAAGTCTATAAAGATCTACAGCAACGTCACATGACAtcacatcaccactgctaagctaacaaTGGCTAATGTTCgatgtgatgatgtttagtagtcTCACTTACTCACTTTCTAGCAACCGTTTATGACAGATAAAAGCTTAAGACATTCACgtgtggggtatttactgacacatTTATGTCGTAGGACAACatttcttcagcttgtgttagtgcagaccttatttcagacatccaaccaaaaacacataaaaaaaaactgtgactTAAAgacaagggaacaggaagtgcgtaaaatgctgactcatttccaggttttattagtcattcctgcaccactccataCAGGATCAATACTAGTGCCCTGCTcactgcatgcatgcatgcatctGTAAACAGCCACCTATTCTTTTTCTATTCACTCGACCTCACACTCTGTGACGTCAGCTGCTTAATCCAGACGCTCAGGTGTTCGCCGGTGCACAATAACCAAGGTAAGGTGTAAACAGTGTCAGGTTTCTTTGGCAGTGCTCCACCTACATATGCAGGCTTCTCATGAACGGGgttaagaaaatgaaaatgtggttGAAATGCATAAACTGCAGTATCCTTATCTTCAAAACTGGATCTTAAACAAGAAATTAAGGTCCAAAAGCAAACTCTATTCCTCTAAAAaatgtggaagaagtacttCATTTAAAGTACATGTTTGAACACACTATAAATAAGTCAAATCTGACCCAGTGACTTTAAGAGGTCAGATCCTCCAGGtgggtgtgtttctgtggtGGTGTCTGAACCTGTCTTGCATTACCTAACCTTTAGCTCAAAGCAGAAACCTAACCCCTCCCCCATCGGGCCGCATTCCATGATCAACACTCATCTGGAGCTGTCActgatgctgctgtgtttgtgtgaaggaaggacacacactctgtctccATGAAGGCAGTGAATATTATGTGATTATGAAAAGCCCTAGCTGCATCTCATCCCTTTCTTTAGGGCTAAGTGAGCACCTTCAGAGCTGGAGGTGGTGAgttatgtttgcatgtgtgtgacagatgTGACTCTCCACCAGATCATCAGTCTGACGCGCCCGCTGGACTCCTGGCTGGAGCACGTCAACTTCGCCAAGCTCTTCGACTGCCTGACGGATGAGGAGGTGCTGCTGGTGTTCGCTGCCGCCGTCCTGGAGAGACGGATCGTCTTCATCGCTGATGAACTGGGGTACTAAACTCTTAAATGGATACAGATGCCATGGGGATATAATCAAGTGCATTCATTCACAGCTTTTGTACCAGAGGTCCAGCTCTTCCGACAGTTTAGACACAAGACTGGAGTACAAGCTGAGAGACGAAGTGTAAAGCCGGTTTATTtgtaaaagatgaaaaacaaacaaaggccTTATACTGGGTCTCAGTTCCCATTCAGAAGGCCGGTGTTTAAATCCGGCCTGGGACCATTTACACATGTCCTCAATCAATATAGGATCTGGTggcccaaaaatatctttaaaaaacagtgCATTGTCAGGCAATACCCAATGTTTTTACAGAATGTATTTGCTCTCCACATGGACTCTTTACCAGCATTCAACCAAACCCCACTGGAACAGGATTATTCAGTTATTATTCTGACTACATACAGAAACCAGAATGTTTCCAGTAGTAAAATGTTGTCACATTACATACAGACATCTGAAAATATTGACATAGAGGCAGTCCAATCTCCAATCTCCAATCCTCCTTGAGTCTCCAGGTATGTCTCATGCAGGTGCCTCTGTTTGCAGTCCAAACTAAAGAGAAGAAGATCTGACGTGTTTAAGATTAAACAACGATTCATTTGAAGgcaaaaatatttcatatactTCTCCAAAAATCTGGGTAtaactacaaaacaaacaaacatttttaataggTTTTAATAAATGAGCAAACATACTGACAGAAAAGTGTACTCAACAAAAGTATGTTACCGGGAGCTCACCTTAGCGCTGGATTTGTGCCCTTATATAGATAAATGGGCAAAAGGAATGTAGCTCTAGGCACAAATCCAAGATAcaagacagaaaacatttacattttggacCCTACATGGATATCATTAATGTCAGTTCTTGGTCATATTGTAAACCAGTTCCTGTAAAGGTTCTTTAGCGTCCCACATATGAAAACAGGCTCTATACAGAGTTGAGAGATTTCAAAGGCAATTGGCTGAAAAGTGTGCAGTTGTCTGCAGTTGACTGAGAGACCCCCCCGCTTGTGATACTCTCGCAGCAGAACTAGAGGAAAGAGAAATTACTCTGAGTTTATGTTCTGATCCCTCTGCAGCACATTATCACAGATCATCCATGCTGTGGCTGCCCTCCTGTACCCCTTCACCTGGCAGCACACCATGATCTCCATCGTTCCTGAGATCCTCATCGACGTGGTGATGGCCCCCACCCCCTACCTGCTGGGAGTCCAGAAGCGGCTGCTGGACCTGGTCACTGAACAGAGTGATGTGAGTCGAAGGGGGGATAAACAttttgaagaggccctattatgcctttGGCGGgtatccctttcctgtagtgtgatacAGAggttcaacacattgtacttgaggcgaataagtggttgaccaatcagaacagtgccggccagctaaccaatcagagcagactgggctctggattcagacagagggttaaaagaggtgctgcagcacaggcagtatgagaaaaataaagagctttttgaacattaaagaatggagacatgtcccaatagagacactaaatattaatatgacctgaaaataagcaaaatatgtcctcaataaaaccttgaaaccttgaaacctctaGTAACCAACATGCTACTTTAATTGCACAAAGTtgaattcttcttcttcctgtgaCAGCTGCTGGTGGTCGACTTGTCTGACAATAAAAAGGAAACCTTCATTGCTTCAGTAAGTGTCTACAAAGTCAGATTTTAGTGGCTATTTCTAATTAGCAAATCCACAGGAAACAACCATTTAGTCAAAGTTAAAACATGCTTGTGTGTAATCTTCCTTTTCCAGATTGGTGATGAAGACTCTATTCTGCCCCCGAAGCTCAAAAGTGAAATCCTAGTGGCTCTTAGTGACCGACAAAAAGCATCAAGTGAGTGACAGAAATCAATTACAGGTGTTTCAGTCTGAAGTGATGGCTCCACCATCCCTGAATGTTTTCTGTGCTTTGCTTCAGCGGTGGAGGAGTTGAACCGGGTGGTGTCGGAAGCCTTCCTGCTCTTCTTTGTGAAAACAGTGGGCCACTACAGGTCCTATGTGAAACACAGTCGAGGAGGGGGGCCGGGGGTGTTTGAAAAGAGAAGTTTCTACAAGGCCATCGATTCCAAAACCACTCGACACTTTGTCAAGAAGTTCCTCCAGACGCAGATGTTCGACCTGTTCATCcaggaggtggagcagcagcagcctggacCGGAGCAAGGtaacacgtgcacacacacacgaacacacacaaaggctgcGATCACATTTCTCTGGGTGGAGACGTAACCTACCTGCATCTCTCGCAGCTCAGCTTCATCTAGAATATGTCCAATAATTATGTATCAGACCTGTTGTAAAGTGTTGTAATCAGTAACTGAATCTGAGTATCAACGTATTTAAGTAATGCAACCTGGTTACTTTCTGTTCCTTTTGGAGTCCCTTAATATCAAatgcaaagtaaataaatgcaagaacaaaaaaatatcactaagatgtttttttacctCAGACatcagaacaatgtgaccttagaatAGAACAAACCAAGATATTTAagataaaacatgattttattgataggaaaacctgcctttcagcAAGCATATTCAGGTAGTACACCAACACTGAAGtacatgagcacatactacagtttaaagaagcaggaataaaatctgAGAAATTCTCtgtttttagtttaatacacacagttaagctcacacatttttcagtttttaataacAACGTAATAATGTTCTAATCCCCATTTTTTAGAAATGCAACAGTAATCTGATTCCATATTTTAGTTCATGTAGCTGTAAGGGCAAACAGTTACCTTTCTTTGTATCCTATAAGTATAAATATAACCTGTTACTTCCAAAGCCTCAGACTTTTGAGTGTGCTGGtggtttggaaaaaaaaaaaaaaattggatcaataaagtacatatatctgtctgtctgtctgtctgtctgtctgtctgtctgtctgtctgtctgtctgtctgtctgtctgtctgtccgtccgtccgtccgtccgtccgtctgtctgtctgtctgtctgtccgtctgtccgtccgtccgtccgttAATAACATGCACAGATAGGGAACCGCCCACATCTGGAAAACAAATGACGGCAAAACCGCTTGTAAAGAAGTCCTTTGGCTGTCTCTTTGTGAGAGGACCTTCCAAAGTCACAGTTTTGATTGACACACAACTAGGATGGCGCAATATGTCAAAAATAAGGGCTGCTTCCATTTATTTGTTCTGAAGGGGGGTGAAGCTTCAGGAGTTTGGAAACATACATGGTTTTGAAATTAGGTTGCACCACACACAAGAAGAAATTCCACAGATCTCTGTCATCtcaaacacactacaggatgAGCAACAATAAGGTCGGCTATATCGTTAACTGTGTGTAGTAAATTACATTTCCAGTACGGCCGCTTCAACTCAACAATATTATGCTCATCATTTACCCTCATGATACTGACTTGTGTAGCTGAAATGTCTTTACAGTGCACTAACTAATGCTCCTGTCATTTGTCCTTTTAGGAATATTTCACAAAAAGATCCTTGAGTaccaggagaagaagaaaaaggacaagGCAAAGAAACACTAGCTCTgggcggggggtggggggggggggccgggCCGGGCCGGGTGTACATAGGGGAGTTGATAGGACTTGTGAGATGTGAATGTtgcactgtgtgttttctgtcctgTGTCAGTGTGGTTTTAACTATGTGTGAATTACTGTATGGCTATGTTGCTGCTATCTGTGAAACACTGGCAGAATGAGAGACTGCAGTTCCTCGTGTTCTCAGCCTGTTGCCGCAGTCTGTCACTGATGAGCaggaaatcatttcaaataaagacTAATTTTTTAAGTCCACACACCTACAGTCTCAATTTTTGTCCTCAATGACTAGAAGCAGCTTGTGTTGatgaatatatgtatatatatacagtggggcaaaaaagtatttagtcagccaccaattgtgcaagttctcccatttaaaaagttgagagaggcctgtaatttttatcataggtatacctcaactatgagagacaaaatgagaaaaaaaaaatccaggaaatcacattgtaggatttttaatgaattaattggtaaattcctctgtaaaataagtatttggtcacctacaaacaagcaagatttctggcactcacagacctgtaacttcttctttaagaggctcctctgtcctccactcgttacctgtattaatggcacctttttgaactcgttatcagtataaaagacacctgtccacaacctcaaacagtcatactccaaactccactatggccaagaccaaagagctgtcaaaggtgACCAGAGAataaattgtagacctgcaccaggctgggaaaactgaatctgcaataggtaagcagcttggtgtgaagaaatcaactgtgggagcaattattagaaaatggaagacatacaagaccactgctaatctccctcgatctggggctccacgcaagatctcaccccgtggggtcaaaatgatcacaagaacggtgagcaaaaatcccagaaccacacggggggacctagtgaatgacctgcagagagctgggaccaaagtaacagaggctaccatcagtaacacactacgccgccagggacttaaatcctgcagttccagacgtgtccccctgcttaagccagtacatgtccaggcccgtctg
The Eleginops maclovinus isolate JMC-PN-2008 ecotype Puerto Natales chromosome 1, JC_Emac_rtc_rv5, whole genome shotgun sequence genome window above contains:
- the LOC134865563 gene encoding DENN domain-containing protein 2D-like isoform X2; this translates as MSETVTKRRKGQGRTNQQSRWTAIPSGEDDSGQPGALKRFSAMWSSFRRNRRDGFKDSEPQELPDPVAENSSRQQRYVSGQYFFEYLVVVSLKKTKDGSSYEPQITYQFPKKDGMAKYQKEEEEKTLRAITLFCFPEGINWAPLTEYPSETFSFVLTEVDGSRRNGYCRRLLPGGRGARPPEAYCIISTLACFGLFSKILEEVEKRRQISTAMIYPFMQKLREAPFPAPGNTVEIKSFIPESGTEIISLTRPLDSWLEHVNFAKLFDCLTDEEVLLVFAAAVLERRIVFIADELGTLSQIIHAVAALLYPFTWQHTMISIVPEILIDVVMAPTPYLLGVQKRLLDLVTEQSDLLVVDLSDNKKETFIASIGDEDSILPPKLKSEILVALSDRQKASTVEELNRVVSEAFLLFFVKTVGHYRSYVKHSRGGGPGVFEKRSFYKAIDSKTTRHFVKKFLQTQMFDLFIQEVEQQQPGPEQGIFHKKILEYQEKKKKDKAKKH
- the LOC134865563 gene encoding DENN domain-containing protein 2D-like isoform X1 produces the protein MNTHFNLLRQMENTSQQQPLEVSPNSRRSFSFSSLRIKKRHHSNEEGGFTQRRGLKSFSSVRETLRKDEDDASKLHCTEDQANQTAAIPSGEDDSGQPGALKRFSAMWSSFRRNRRDGFKDSEPQELPDPVAENSSRQQRYVSGQYFFEYLVVVSLKKTKDGSSYEPQITYQFPKKDGMAKYQKEEEEKTLRAITLFCFPEGINWAPLTEYPSETFSFVLTEVDGSRRNGYCRRLLPGGRGARPPEAYCIISTLACFGLFSKILEEVEKRRQISTAMIYPFMQKLREAPFPAPGNTVEIKSFIPESGTEIISLTRPLDSWLEHVNFAKLFDCLTDEEVLLVFAAAVLERRIVFIADELGTLSQIIHAVAALLYPFTWQHTMISIVPEILIDVVMAPTPYLLGVQKRLLDLVTEQSDLLVVDLSDNKKETFIASIGDEDSILPPKLKSEILVALSDRQKASTVEELNRVVSEAFLLFFVKTVGHYRSYVKHSRGGGPGVFEKRSFYKAIDSKTTRHFVKKFLQTQMFDLFIQEVEQQQPGPEQGIFHKKILEYQEKKKKDKAKKH